A genomic stretch from Anaerolinea thermophila UNI-1 includes:
- a CDS encoding DUF2179 domain-containing protein has translation MLNCSVLRRDFDHAEEVIRKADSEAFITAEEVRAVHRGFWRL, from the coding sequence ATGCTCAATTGCAGTGTTCTGAGGCGGGATTTTGACCACGCGGAGGAAGTCATCCGCAAGGCAGACTCCGAAGCCTTCATCACCGCTGAGGAAGTGCGCGCCGTTCATCGAGGATTCTGGCGGTTATAA
- a CDS encoding DUF5698 domain-containing protein: MESVLSLEVILTALMIFVMRVVDMSMDTLRILFVVRGKKLITWVLGFLQSLIFIVAVARVLGGDVHPLSVLAYAAGFATGNIVGMFIEDKMAIGHVRITIISTAAGSQIAQALRESGYAVTEIKMAL, encoded by the coding sequence ATGGAATCGGTCCTGAGCCTTGAAGTCATTCTGACCGCACTGATGATTTTCGTCATGCGGGTGGTGGATATGTCCATGGACACCCTGCGCATCCTTTTTGTGGTGCGGGGGAAGAAACTCATCACCTGGGTTCTGGGTTTTCTGCAATCGCTCATTTTCATCGTTGCCGTGGCGCGAGTCCTGGGTGGCGACGTGCATCCATTGAGCGTGCTGGCATACGCCGCAGGTTTTGCCACCGGCAACATTGTAGGCATGTTCATCGAAGATAAAATGGCGATCGGTCATGTGCGCATTACCATCATCAGCACGGCGGCAGGTTCGCAAATCGCTCAGGCACTGCGCGAAAGTGGGTATGCAGTGACAGAAATTAAAATGGCGCTGTAA
- the glgP gene encoding alpha-glucan family phosphorylase yields the protein MSSFVRETPNHFSLPRRIARLGDLAYNLWWAWNPEALRLFARIDRTLWEQVYHNPVAFLRRVERRHLNAATNDRYFLESYDAVIYAFDQYMNEENTWFKRNYPQLTNQQIAYFSFEFGLHESLPVYAGGLGVLAGDHLKEASDLGLPLAGVGFYYTQGYFSQRITEDGWQETRNLYLNYEELPVVPLVHPEGGPLMVSVTLAGRKVFARILQIQVGRVPLFLLDTDVESNTLADRSLTARLYTSDQEVRISQEILLGIGGLRALRLLGYSPTVWHMNEGHSAFLTIQRLREYVAQGFSLEEAKERIRKTNIFTTHTPVPAGNDEFPLWMMDKYFSHVYNELKMDRDLFIDLGRNMQEWGETFSMPVLALRLSEKCNAVSELHGRVSRRMWHKLWADKKENDIPIFHITNGVHVGTWMARRWRLLFERYLGMDWMDNLDDPEMWMMIDSIPDAEIWAVRRHLKNKLVHYAIERARRHWVTGEAHPVQVVAGGVLLEPYSLTIGFARRFATYKRANLIMRDVDRLIRIITNADMPVQIIFAGKAHPADEPGKLLIQQVYRAVKDSRAGGRLVFLEDYDMNLARLLVQGVDVWMNTPRRPNEASGTSGMKAAMNGVLNFSVLDGWWREGFNGKNGWAIGEEKDYTDPNEQDERDAQSLYATLENEIIPLYYGSRAGDDIPHAWIERIKESMRTLIPQFSTRRMLKEYLQQAYLPAMEAAVQMEALPGEGKRSN from the coding sequence ATGTCTTCTTTCGTTCGTGAAACGCCCAATCACTTCAGCCTGCCGCGGCGAATTGCCCGTCTTGGAGATCTGGCATATAACCTGTGGTGGGCATGGAATCCGGAAGCCCTGCGATTGTTCGCTCGCATTGACCGCACCCTGTGGGAACAGGTGTATCACAATCCGGTGGCTTTCCTGCGCCGGGTAGAACGGCGTCATCTCAATGCGGCGACCAACGATCGATATTTTCTGGAAAGTTACGATGCAGTCATTTACGCATTTGACCAGTACATGAATGAGGAAAACACCTGGTTCAAGCGCAACTATCCGCAATTGACCAATCAGCAAATCGCTTATTTCTCGTTCGAATTTGGTTTGCACGAATCCCTGCCGGTATATGCCGGTGGGTTGGGCGTGCTGGCTGGCGACCATCTGAAAGAAGCCAGCGATTTGGGTTTGCCCTTGGCAGGAGTAGGCTTCTACTACACGCAAGGCTATTTCTCCCAACGCATCACCGAAGATGGCTGGCAGGAAACCCGCAACCTGTACCTGAACTACGAAGAACTGCCCGTGGTACCGCTGGTGCACCCGGAAGGCGGTCCCCTGATGGTTTCGGTCACTCTGGCGGGGCGCAAGGTGTTCGCCCGCATCCTGCAGATTCAGGTAGGGCGTGTTCCGCTCTTCCTGCTGGATACCGACGTAGAAAGCAACACTCTTGCCGACCGTTCATTGACCGCTCGCCTGTACACCAGCGATCAGGAAGTGCGTATTTCGCAGGAAATCCTGCTGGGCATTGGCGGCTTGCGCGCTCTGCGCCTGCTGGGCTATAGCCCCACCGTCTGGCACATGAACGAGGGGCATTCCGCCTTCCTGACCATCCAGCGTCTGCGTGAGTACGTGGCACAGGGGTTCTCGCTGGAAGAAGCCAAAGAGCGCATCCGCAAGACCAACATCTTCACCACCCACACCCCCGTCCCTGCAGGCAACGATGAATTCCCTCTGTGGATGATGGACAAGTACTTCTCGCATGTGTACAACGAGTTGAAGATGGATCGTGACCTGTTCATCGACCTCGGGCGCAACATGCAGGAATGGGGCGAGACCTTCAGCATGCCGGTACTGGCGCTGCGTCTTTCCGAGAAGTGCAACGCCGTCTCCGAACTGCATGGACGGGTTTCGCGGCGCATGTGGCATAAACTGTGGGCAGATAAAAAAGAGAACGACATACCCATCTTCCACATTACCAATGGCGTGCATGTGGGCACGTGGATGGCACGCCGCTGGCGCTTGCTGTTTGAGCGCTATCTGGGAATGGACTGGATGGACAATCTGGACGACCCGGAAATGTGGATGATGATTGATTCCATCCCCGACGCGGAAATCTGGGCAGTACGCCGCCACCTGAAGAACAAACTGGTGCATTACGCCATTGAACGCGCCCGCCGTCACTGGGTGACGGGTGAAGCCCATCCCGTGCAGGTGGTGGCAGGGGGCGTTCTGCTGGAGCCCTACTCGCTCACCATTGGCTTTGCACGCCGCTTCGCCACCTACAAGCGGGCTAACCTGATCATGCGCGACGTAGACCGGCTGATTCGCATCATTACCAATGCGGATATGCCGGTGCAAATCATCTTTGCCGGCAAAGCCCATCCAGCCGATGAACCCGGCAAACTGCTCATTCAGCAGGTATACCGCGCGGTGAAAGACTCACGAGCGGGCGGGCGGCTGGTCTTCCTGGAAGACTACGACATGAACCTGGCGCGCCTGCTGGTGCAGGGCGTGGATGTGTGGATGAACACCCCGCGGCGACCCAACGAAGCCTCAGGCACTTCCGGGATGAAAGCCGCCATGAACGGCGTCCTCAATTTCTCGGTGCTGGATGGCTGGTGGCGCGAAGGCTTCAACGGTAAGAACGGCTGGGCAATTGGCGAGGAAAAGGATTACACCGACCCCAACGAGCAGGATGAGCGCGACGCCCAAAGCCTGTATGCCACGCTGGAAAACGAGATCATCCCGCTGTACTACGGAAGCCGCGCCGGCGATGACATTCCACACGCCTGGATTGAGCGCATCAAAGAGTCCATGCGCACGCTCATCCCTCAGTTCTCCACCCGGCGTATGCTCAAAGAGTACCTGCAACAAGCCTACCTTCCCGCCATGGAAGCGGCGGTGCAGATGGAAGCCCTTCCTGGTGAAGGAAAACGCTCGAACTAA